Proteins from a single region of Cystobacter fuscus DSM 2262:
- a CDS encoding Uma2 family endonuclease — MTGLAARLTLTGMARDEQEREDAFPRAPSREQWARMSEEERVRVVESLPGEVTWDEMAMPEGDLHSQAKMGALQALKGYFSRQRRRVYLGTELPVYYPAERRFAPDLLAVLDAEAHPRNKWVVSQEGKGLDWVLEVHVGGDRKKDAEYNVKRYARLGIPEYFIYDRARQRLEGHRLPSSEAREYVPITPEQGRYGSEVLGLELQVEEGRLRFWAGHALLLEYEELIARMQEMMVGLQRRADEEARQLEQAERRLADETRRREELEHRLAESQAELERLRQRGG, encoded by the coding sequence TTGACCGGGCTCGCCGCGCGCCTCACCCTGACGGGCATGGCACGGGACGAACAGGAGCGCGAGGACGCCTTTCCCCGGGCACCCTCTCGGGAACAGTGGGCGAGGATGAGCGAGGAGGAGCGGGTCCGGGTGGTGGAGTCCTTGCCCGGCGAGGTGACGTGGGACGAGATGGCGATGCCGGAGGGAGACCTGCACTCCCAGGCGAAGATGGGCGCGTTGCAGGCCCTCAAGGGGTACTTCTCCCGGCAGCGGCGGCGGGTGTACCTGGGCACGGAGCTGCCGGTGTACTACCCCGCCGAGCGCCGTTTCGCGCCGGACCTGTTGGCCGTGCTGGACGCCGAGGCACACCCTCGAAACAAGTGGGTGGTGAGTCAGGAGGGCAAGGGGCTGGACTGGGTGCTGGAGGTTCACGTCGGCGGCGACCGGAAGAAGGACGCCGAATACAACGTGAAGCGCTACGCGCGGCTGGGCATCCCCGAGTACTTCATCTACGACCGGGCCCGTCAGCGGCTGGAGGGTCATCGGCTGCCGTCCAGCGAGGCGAGGGAGTACGTCCCCATCACCCCGGAGCAGGGCCGCTATGGCTCGGAGGTGTTGGGGCTGGAGTTGCAGGTGGAAGAGGGGCGGCTGCGCTTCTGGGCGGGACACGCGCTGTTGCTGGAGTACGAGGAACTCATCGCCCGGATGCAGGAGATGATGGTGGGGCTGCAGCGGCGCGCGGATGAGGAGGCCCGGCAGCTCGAGCAGGCGGAGCGGCGTCTGGCGGACGAGACACGGCGGCGGGAGGAGTTGGAGCACCGCCTCGCGGAGTCACAGGCCGAGTTGGAGCGCCTCAGGCAGCGCGGGGGGTGA
- a CDS encoding PH domain-containing protein, translated as MFGKLAADALGLSDIGSVIAPADYDKVDADDYVMHEDQEKIFFLIKSKSDEYCFTNKALIHLDGTSAASKKRMLHRYSYGSHPVSNVKLETAGTIDMDVEIKFQLGAKNFSIDVHKKHLEQVKDLYKALFRISELMHENEVALGLAKTSIELASTTLGRGQAGSAPLVETFKELNQAAFSWFLGAQQKYWVKDFGFVFERYLKS; from the coding sequence ATGTTCGGAAAACTCGCCGCCGACGCCCTCGGTCTCAGTGACATCGGCTCGGTCATCGCTCCGGCCGACTACGACAAGGTGGATGCCGACGACTACGTGATGCACGAGGACCAGGAGAAGATCTTCTTCCTGATCAAGTCCAAGTCCGACGAGTACTGCTTCACCAACAAGGCCCTCATCCACCTGGATGGCACCAGCGCCGCCAGCAAGAAGCGCATGCTGCACCGCTACAGCTACGGCTCCCACCCGGTGTCGAACGTGAAGCTCGAGACCGCGGGCACCATCGACATGGACGTGGAGATCAAGTTCCAGCTCGGCGCGAAGAACTTCTCCATCGACGTGCACAAGAAGCACCTCGAGCAGGTGAAGGATCTCTACAAGGCCCTCTTCCGCATCTCCGAGCTGATGCACGAGAACGAGGTGGCGCTCGGTCTGGCCAAGACCAGCATCGAGCTGGCCTCCACCACCCTGGGCCGAGGCCAGGCGGGCAGCGCGCCGCTCGTGGAGACCTTCAAGGAACTCAACCAGGCCGCCTTCTCCTGGTTCCTCGGCGCGCAGCAGAAGTACTGGGTCAAGGACTTCGGCTTCGTGTTCGAGCGCTACCTCAAGTCCTGA